The following are encoded together in the Deltaproteobacteria bacterium genome:
- a CDS encoding PaaI family thioesterase: MKTQNPHYREQVRAIFDKAPFIADLGLVLSDLGPGWCESVLAVAPKHLQQDGYVHAGVQATMADHTAGGAAGTLVRSNEMVLTAEFKINLLRPALGDRLRCRATVLKPGKTLIVAESEVYAVRDGKEKLVAKATVTLAPVEAGK, translated from the coding sequence ATGAAAACGCAGAATCCGCACTACCGGGAACAAGTCCGGGCCATCTTCGACAAGGCGCCCTTTATCGCCGACTTGGGACTCGTTCTCTCCGACCTCGGACCCGGATGGTGCGAGTCGGTCCTCGCGGTGGCGCCGAAGCACCTTCAACAGGACGGCTACGTCCACGCGGGGGTGCAGGCGACGATGGCCGACCACACGGCAGGCGGCGCGGCGGGGACGCTGGTCCGGTCGAACGAGATGGTCCTGACCGCCGAGTTCAAGATCAATCTCTTACGCCCCGCCTTGGGGGACCGGCTTCGCTGCCGGGCGACGGTCCTGAAGCCCGGGAAGACGCTGATCGTCGCCGAGTCGGAAGTCTACGCAGTCCGGGACGGGAAGGAAAAGCTGGTGGCCAAAGCGACGGTCACCCTCGCGCCGGTGGAGGCGGGGAAGTAA
- a CDS encoding polymer-forming cytoskeletal protein translates to MFGKGSRKLETIIGDGTRVVGQVSVKGTIRIDGIVEGDLHADWVVVGETGKILGNTHSRGMIVGGSVEGNIEATETVELTGKASMAGEIRAPKLAVSEGAVFDGRSKMRSETEPSEAQDGKVRTLIPAKGATGSN, encoded by the coding sequence ATGTTCGGAAAAGGGTCCAGGAAACTGGAGACGATTATCGGAGACGGCACACGCGTCGTGGGGCAGGTGAGCGTGAAGGGGACGATCCGCATCGACGGGATCGTGGAGGGGGATCTCCACGCCGACTGGGTGGTCGTCGGCGAGACCGGGAAGATCCTGGGGAACACCCATTCCCGGGGGATGATCGTCGGGGGATCGGTCGAGGGGAACATCGAGGCCACGGAAACGGTTGAGCTGACGGGGAAAGCCTCGATGGCCGGGGAGATCCGCGCGCCGAAACTGGCGGTCTCCGAGGGGGCGGTCTTTGATGGACGCTCCAAGATGAGGAGCGAAACGGAACCTTCCGAAGCACAGGATGGGAAGGTCAGGACGCTGATCCCGGCGAAGGGCGCAACCGGATCTAATTAG
- a CDS encoding DsbA family protein, with translation MGERRLARLNEEFDVRVERRFLEIHPETPEEGRPISELGYPPDQWARMMENLERMGKAEGIFFSERTFTTNSHKALLLAEAAKKEGSVVFEALNEGLFRAYFTEGRNIGDPQVLRDVAQAAGVPTERLEQAWSDAAYEERLARDHAAAAEIGITGIPVFIVDGRWILEGAVPVEMLREAAKKISAGKS, from the coding sequence GTGGGCGAGAGGCGTCTCGCCCGTCTCAACGAGGAATTCGACGTGCGCGTGGAGCGCCGGTTCCTGGAGATCCACCCGGAGACCCCGGAGGAAGGCAGGCCCATTTCCGAGTTGGGCTATCCCCCCGATCAGTGGGCCCGGATGATGGAGAACCTCGAGCGGATGGGGAAGGCGGAGGGGATTTTTTTCTCCGAACGGACCTTCACGACGAACTCCCACAAGGCCCTCCTCCTCGCGGAGGCGGCGAAGAAGGAGGGATCGGTGGTTTTCGAGGCGCTCAACGAGGGGCTGTTCCGCGCCTACTTCACCGAGGGAAGGAATATCGGGGACCCGCAGGTTCTCCGGGACGTGGCGCAGGCGGCGGGCGTCCCCACCGAACGGTTGGAACAGGCGTGGTCCGACGCGGCCTACGAGGAGCGGTTGGCCCGCGACCATGCGGCAGCAGCCGAGATCGGCATCACGGGGATCCCCGTCTTCATCGTCGACGGCCGGTGGATCCTGGAGGGCGCCGTACCGGTGGAGATGCTGCGCGAGGCGGCGAAAAAGATCTCGGCCGGGAAGTCATGA